The following coding sequences are from one Rhodobiaceae bacterium window:
- a CDS encoding autotransporter beta-domain protein produces the protein MGKGQTGLRAALGLAIGISGFGTIGIQPAAAATSAGCTAANAGAFNLSIPIGNPLQFGGSVSQTFAAGDVITATTTGTPTGTQAFLTPGPLSIVNASFADTMGSATIPSAGTFTLTRTLSANVANGGTLTFTCAPGPMVVAPATPTTPTTPTTPPDTSNQEEADTATNATTTAVIVEDRVVGGILDDIITTNPDPRGPDPYVPPAPLSAAERQELSEQRAKLLETLPQQQKEIDELLKREETARAAFTRYRQHLEDRKYGSLEINKLNGLKAEADKITQELNDKYRASSETHDNIGDINSKLEDTPEGYENPYDNLTNGADGDEILFVGRDPFARALMRYRGFRLDVADTGEGFNDRVKPLSFTRTLSSTIVGWVRAVYTDYEQDDASRQEGDNILLALGAHKDINDDLRIGLFATSTWGDVSSPVNNLDIDTTGYSLGAYGRYKWGEIDVNASTRIGLTDNDITVSGSTGSYDTRLASATLGISGQEQLSDDVWMRPAISVTGTWTNREDYQNSAGTNIGGNTTWSGNVTAGPTIGTSLTPPSGFKRLEPAIGLQATYTFSDQDTQAGTVATSEDDYLSLSISPQLSMEFDNGASLDIFGSYFGIGADLDGWSAGGTLSIPLN, from the coding sequence GTGGGTAAGGGACAAACAGGCCTAAGGGCAGCATTGGGGCTGGCAATCGGCATAAGTGGTTTTGGGACCATTGGAATCCAGCCTGCCGCAGCGGCAACCTCAGCTGGTTGCACAGCCGCCAATGCTGGAGCGTTCAATCTGAGCATTCCTATAGGCAATCCCCTGCAATTTGGCGGATCTGTTTCTCAGACCTTTGCCGCAGGTGACGTGATCACCGCAACAACGACTGGCACCCCGACGGGCACGCAGGCCTTCCTCACGCCAGGTCCATTGTCGATCGTCAACGCATCCTTCGCAGACACGATGGGATCAGCGACGATTCCCTCAGCTGGAACTTTCACGCTCACCAGAACGCTGTCTGCCAACGTCGCCAATGGTGGCACACTGACTTTCACCTGCGCGCCCGGCCCCATGGTCGTCGCACCAGCTACCCCGACGACACCAACAACGCCGACCACTCCACCTGACACAAGTAATCAGGAAGAGGCTGACACCGCTACCAACGCCACCACCACTGCCGTCATCGTTGAAGACCGCGTCGTCGGGGGAATTCTGGATGACATCATCACGACAAATCCGGACCCACGAGGGCCAGATCCATATGTACCGCCTGCTCCATTGTCCGCAGCCGAACGGCAGGAACTGTCAGAACAAAGAGCAAAGCTCCTGGAAACATTGCCTCAACAACAAAAGGAGATTGATGAGCTTCTAAAAAGAGAAGAAACGGCGCGCGCAGCTTTCACCAGATATAGACAACACTTGGAAGACCGCAAATATGGCAGCTTGGAGATAAACAAGCTCAATGGGCTCAAAGCCGAGGCGGACAAGATCACCCAGGAACTCAACGACAAGTACAGAGCATCCTCAGAAACACACGACAATATCGGCGATATCAATTCAAAGCTTGAAGACACACCAGAGGGCTATGAAAATCCGTATGACAATCTAACCAACGGCGCCGATGGTGACGAGATCCTCTTTGTGGGCCGAGATCCGTTTGCCCGTGCCTTGATGCGCTATCGGGGATTCCGTCTGGACGTGGCAGACACAGGGGAAGGTTTTAACGACAGGGTGAAGCCCCTCTCCTTCACACGCACCCTCTCCTCCACCATCGTGGGCTGGGTGCGGGCGGTTTACACCGACTATGAGCAGGACGATGCCTCACGCCAAGAAGGCGACAACATCCTCCTGGCGCTGGGCGCCCATAAAGACATCAATGACGATCTCCGCATCGGGCTCTTTGCGACAAGCACGTGGGGCGACGTGAGTTCGCCGGTGAACAATCTCGATATTGATACGACCGGCTATTCGCTGGGCGCCTATGGTCGCTACAAATGGGGCGAGATCGATGTGAATGCCTCCACCCGTATCGGCCTCACCGACAATGACATCACCGTCAGCGGCTCAACAGGCTCCTACGACACACGCCTCGCCTCTGCCACGCTTGGCATCTCCGGTCAGGAACAGCTTTCAGATGATGTCTGGATGCGTCCTGCGATTTCTGTGACAGGTACATGGACGAACCGCGAGGACTATCAAAATTCTGCGGGAACCAATATCGGGGGCAACACCACCTGGTCCGGCAATGTGACAGCTGGTCCAACCATTGGCACAAGCCTGACACCACCGTCTGGCTTCAAGCGTCTAGAGCCCGCCATTGGCCTGCAGGCGACCTACACCTTCTCCGATCAGGATACGCAAGCCGGAACTGTAGCGACGAGCGAAGACGATTATCTCTCACTCTCCATCTCGCCCCAGCTCTCTATGGAGTTTGACAATGGCGCGAGCCTTGACATCTTCGGCTCATATTTCGGGATCGGGGCGGACCTCGACGGTTGGTCCGCCGGGGGAACGCTTTCGATCCCGCTAAATTGA